The DNA region catattagccttttattacataggatagccCTGTgtacgaatccgtgtgccagtagctctcttccaccctcctgtagctctccacccgctgccccgccctcctgtagctcccccagccctcctcctcccccttagcttgcttccctgccccctcctgtagcttttcgTTGCCCCAcatgtagttcgctgccccaccctcctgcagatccgtgatctggtcagtACATGGTTGGTCGTTATGCCTCAAggcataacagataattagcatattcctctcttattatataggactagaggcccggtacatgaaattcgtgcactgggtggggggaggtgtccctcagcccagcctataccctctccaatctaggaccctttgggggatgtcctaaaccagcagtcagacatccctctcacaatccaggactgctggctctcaaccactcgcctgcctgccagcctgatcaccccctaaccactcccctgccagcctgatcgacgcctaactgttcccctgctcgcctgattgcccccaactgccctcccctgctgacctggttgcccccaactgccctcccctgccgacctggttgcccccaactgcccgggccccctaactgccctcccctgcaggcctggttgcccctaactgccctgccctgctggcctggttgcccctaactgccctcccctgccgaccatcttgtggcagccatcttttaccacatggaggcagccatcttgtgcgagggcatgagggtcaatttgtatattacttctttattatataggaatataggATAGGATTCCAACATCTGGGCTATGCCTGAATGTGGTTCTGCTGATTGTTTTACCTCTTTTAAATGAGCTCGGTCCTTTCTTTGACTTTTTGTATACTGGGCCATGCCTGGGTCTGGTTCTACTGATTGCTTTATCTCTTTAAAATGGCTGGGGTTTTCCTTGACTTTTTGTGTAATTTTTGTAGAGAAGCACAGTAGAGACTGAGGGAAATAAGATTTCCCTTACTATCTTGCCTCAGCTGCAGCAACCCTCTGCCCACTGAGAGGGCATGCCTCTTCTCTTGTCAGGACATTAGTGTAAGAGTTTGTTAATCTAGTCAGTGGTTGAACTGGATTTGGGTTTTCTTGTTGCTATAGTAACCCTCAAGGCACCACAACTTCAAATCCCTCCAGAAGGGTTTTTTAaagagctttattgagatattactCACCTAACATACAATTCACTCACTTAAAATGTTCAGTTCACAGCTTTTCAGTATATTCCCAGAGCTGGGCATCCATTCTCACaatccattttagaacattttcatcaccccaaggAGGGACCCCACTCCTCTTAGCCGTCACCTCCTGCTCCTCATCCTCCCCAGACCCGATGACCACTTACCCACTTTCCGTCCTTCACATAAATGGCATCACACACTATGTGGTCTTTTCGTCcagcttctttcactgagcacaCTGTTTGTAGGGTTCCTTCACACGGAAGCATGAATCCGCACTTCATTCCTTTTGACACGGGACACTATTTCATTGTGTGAACATGTGCCAGAGGGTTTTCCTCAGTGTTGCTCCTTCCTCCGCTTTCACGTCCCTGCACGGCTGCGCCAAGGAGGGGTCTCTCTATGCCTCTGCTTGTTATGTGGTGTTAGCCTTGTGGTGGGACATGCCCCCTTCTCCTGGTCAGTCTCATGAGCCTGGGCCTTCTGGAGAGCTGCGGGCAGTTTCACAGCCGGCCGGCCTAAGCTCTTCACTTCATGCAAGAAGGATCTGGGAAGTGGGTGGCCCCTGATGGAGGCCCCAGAAAAGAGCTGCAGGTCGTGTCTGGGGCTCCAGCTCCTCCGTCACACTTACCACAGAAGTTATTAACAGAACTCGCTGGCATTTTAGCTACTGGGTCCTTACCTCCTCCCAAGGGTGACTGTGACACCGCCCGCTgtgcacctgggggtgggccaggggtgtgggtgggagggtgagCTTGAGCTGAGGACTGCGGTGTCCACAGGTGTGTGCAGCGGACCCTTCCCGGTGTGGGATGgagttggggggtggagggtggggagacaAAAGGCGGCAAGCTGAACCTTGGGGCTGGAGGCCAGCCTCCCCCACTGCCACTCCTGATGCAAACCCCCAGGACTCAGAGTCTTTTCCCGGAGCCTGGCTTTCCAGAAGGAAGGCCCGTCTTTAAGGCAGGAGGACCGAAGGCACTCTGTGAGTTTGTAAGCTTGATCTCTAACTTCTGCAGACATTCGTgcaccctggccctggtcccagcAATATTAGGGACAGGCCTCAGCCTCCTGGTGGGAGCCATTCACCCCCGCTTGCCAGCACGGTGGCAGGGCCCGCTCTGGTCCTCTGTTTTGTCATCTGCAATGATACCTAccttggggggggggtcactgTGATGACCCCGAGTTCTGTACAAAAGAACCCAACAACGAGCCTTCGTCACGTCAGTTACCTCCCCTCCCGTGTGGATGGCAGGCTGGGTGCCAGCCCACAGGGGTGTCCgccaggaaccaggagatcaaccTCCCCCGCCAAATCCAGCTTGCAGCGGCGCTGGCACTGCTTCCGGCACGTCCGTACCTTGGATTCGAATTCCCGCCCAAGGACGAGCACGGAAAAGGTGGCCGCTTCACAAACCACAAAGCTGCTACTTAGTGGCTTGACCCTTCAGGAACCGAGCGAGCAGAGCTGAGGCCCTCCACTCGCCAGGTTCCCCGCACCGGCGGACAGATGAAGGGAGCGTGTACTTGGAGTCCATAATTACATTGTGTGGTGGCAACAGTCTAAACCAGAGTGCTGAGTACTCCAAGGACGCGGCGGCTGGTCTGACAGGGCAGCATGGGCGGAGCTCTGGCCTcacctgcttccctgccagcGCCCTGTGTGCAGAGATGTGTCCTGTGTGTAGGGATGCGCCCGGCGTGCAGGGATGCGCCCTGCGTGCAGGGATGTGTCCTGTGTGTAGGGATGAGCCCTGTGTGTAGGGATGCGTCCTGCGTGCAGGGATGCGCCCTGCGTGCAGGGATGCGCCCTGCGTGTACGGATGGGCCCTGCGTGTAGGGATGCGCCCTGTGTGTAGAGATGGGGGCCTACAAGAGGGCAGAAAAGCAGCATCGAGGGGGGACTCAgagggggacaggggcaggcatCCAAAGGTTAAAGGATTAATACGTAAAATTGGAAACGTTTGAAAAACtccaaaagaaattttttaaaaacgtcCTTCGCCTCTTTCCGACCGTACACACACTCAGGATTTCCCCAAAGTTTCTGCGTATCTAAATAGAAACTGCTGGTGCAAATGACAGAACTCTCGACCTGCGAGGGGTGCAGCCCGAGGCTTCCATGAGGTGTTCACCTGGGAAAACACGTGCAGAAGTCCTCGGTGGTGCCCATTCGGACGGCAGGTGCCACAGAGCCGGGTCCCTTAGGGAAATCCTTTCCTTTTACAGACGAgcaaactgaagcccagagaattCAAATGACTGAACACAGAGCTAACTGGAAACAGACCGGAACTGAAGTCCAAGTCACCCTGACTCACCAGCCAGTGGTCATTCCTTTCTACCACATTAGACCTCCCGGAAGAGGGACTATTGGTCCCCAAGGACCAAATGCATGCCCAGAAGTAGCCATGATTTGCACCTGCCAGACATTAAGGATTTGCTGAGCCCTGTCAGCTGGAGTTGCCCATAGGAGTGGGCTGGAGGGCGTTCCAGGTGTCTGAGAGGTGGAGCACACCTGTGGGaggcctgggggagcagggcccggtggggggggggggctcagaaCCTGGCAGGACCTGGATGCAAACCACTAAAAATGAAGATTTCATTTACTTGCTGGAATGCCTGCCAGCAAACACTGGGAACTGCGAAGGCTGGAGTTCAGAGAGGTCAGGGCTGCATgatgttataaaaaaaacaaacatggagCCATGCTTTGCAGAGCAGAATGGCCCCCAAGTCCTCAGGGAATCCCCCCTCTTGCTGTGGCCCCCGGAGGAGAGACAAGAAAGACACGCTGTGTGGGATTAAACTGTCCTCGCGTCCTCACTCCTCCAGCACTGCGCTTACCCGAACAACACTCAGCGCGCACGTCCCCGCGAACAGAACAGCCAAGGAAGCCCCTGGGCTAGGACTAGGGAAGCCCGGAGCCCAGACCTCTGAGCCGCCTCGAGGGGTGGGCAAAGGGCTGGAGAGACGGCCTAGCCGGCGGCGCCGGGGTGTCCGTTCTCAGAGCCAGCCACAGACTCACTCTGAGCTCCTCTGCAAACGGGCCGGAGGCGGCAGGATGGAATGGTACCTGTCTGTCGAGACGGCCAGGCTCCAGGAGGGCCAAACCTAAGGACGTGAGCCGCGGTGATGTCCCCGGGGGTCAGAGTCACCGCGAAAAACTCCCCTTCGTGTCCCAAAGCCCTTCCCCCCGCCGGTTGGAGCCCGGGGCGCGCGGGGACCGtgtgctccctcccaggcccgcgGTCCGGGAACCCCTCCAGGGGCCCAGGGGGAGCGCGCCCGCCCGCGTCGGCTCAGCGGGACTCTGACCCGCAGCCCCGCTCCCCGAGCGCCAGGGTCTCCGGCCTCCCTCGGCGGGGCCGGCCACGGAGGCAGCAGGATGGGGTGGAGAGGGACCGGGGCGTCGGTCctttcctctgcctcccaccGGTGACCCGCTCCGGGGGCGCTCGAGGGACCGCTCCCTTcccggcccggcctccccgcACGGGGCCCAGCTGTCCCGCCGGGGCCCCCTTCTAGGACCGCGCAGGGGCGGGGGCCCCGGGAGGCCGGCCCTGGGGAGGGCGAGCGAAGGGGGGCGCAGGCGCCGGGGCGGGGAGCGAtgagcggggcggggaggagcggaGGGAGGCGCTGGCCCGCGGGGCGGCGGGGACGCGGCCGGGAGggcgaggcccgcagccattggtcccggcggcggggtggggggtggggtggggggcgggaggagggtcGAGTCCCCGAGCGCGCCGCCGGCCCGCAGTCGCCAGAGCGAGCTCTCGGAGCGCAGAGCCGGCGCCCGCCATGAGGGAGATCGTGCACATCCAGGCGGGCCAGTGCGGGAACCAGATCGGCACCAAGGTGGGCCGGCGGGGCCGGGCGCCGGGCTTCCTGCGGGGCAGCTCGCCGTCGGTGTCGGGAGGGACCCCCGGTGCGGGCTGCGCGGCCTGCCCGGGGGCGCAGGGGCGCTGGGTCCTCGGCCCCTGCCGCGCCGTCCCGCCCGCGCCGCCCCCGGGACGGGCTGGAGGGGGGCGCtgccggggggggtgggggcgccccAGCCCGGCCTCGGCCCCCTCCCCACTCGGCTGGGAGCGGCCGCGGGGCTGGGGCGCGCCTGGAAttccggcccccgccccgccagcccccGGTGAGCCGCGGGGGGGCGCTGGGCTCCGGCTCTGACCttgtgccccccccacccccccccccgtcctgccTAAAGTTTTGGGAGGTGATCAGCGATGAACACGGCATCGACCCGGCCGGAGGCTACGTGGGCGACTCGGCGCTGCAACTGGAGAGAATCAACGTGTACTACAATGAGTCCTCCTGTGAGTACGCGGGCGCCCGCCGCCTCCGGGCCCGCCCTTCCCCGCCGGACCCCGGCCACaccccagtccccccccccccacggtcCCCCTCCGGACCCTGGACCGCTCCCCTCCGCGACCACGCCCTTCCCCGCCGGAGCCCGGCTGTCCCTTCCCGGGTCCCGGCCCTCCCCCTCTGGGACCCCGACCAGCTCTGCCCGGACCCCGGCCACCGCCTTCTTGGACCGCGGCCATCCTGTCTCTGGGACCCCGGCcgtccctgtccccccccccccccccccacccccgcgtcCTGCCGGGGCTCGCCTTCTCGGGAGGGCGGTTTGCTGCCGGGAAAGCCCGCCGGGGCCTCCGCGGGTGCCGGCTCCGCCCCCGCTCCCGCCGGGCGGGAAGGCTCGGTCCGTGGGGTTGGAACAGCCCGATGCCGCGCGGCTCTGAGCTTTTGAACCAGACCGCCCGCCAGCGTTGTGAAATCAGCTTCGTGGGCGACATCcggcctcttctttctctccagtTTAAGATGTACCTCTCAGTGGAGGTTCTTGgctaaaaatgtgcaaaggacgcCCTTAACCGGCTTTCCGGGCCCTTCGCAGACCTCCAGGAAGACTTGACACTCCCTGGGAACCTGGGCAAAAATCCGGGCTTTGGTTTATCTCCGTTTGGAAGTAGCCCTGTCCTGGATacccacacacacgtgcacatcaTTGCTGTAACAATTCTTCTCTATTATAAAAGTGACACATGCCCTTCAACACAACAGAAAACTGAGACCGTGAAAGAATGCCCAGAAGGTGACGAATATGCCCTTCCACAAGCCATACGTATTCCCAGAGGGGTCACGTCCCGTGCTCCGGAGTCACAGGCCGCTTGTCCACGTGAGAGCTGAGAAGAGCAGGACCCATAACTCGCTGGGTTTTACTCGATAAGCAGCTATGACAAAAGGTCTGGACAAGAAGGCCCTCGAGGAGGAAACTTCTAGATAGCATTACGGGAAATTCCAGCACATATGGCACTTCCTGTTAACCCTTAGGGCCAGCCCGGTTCCAGCCTTCCTCAGTCTGGGGGTGGGCGAGCAGGCCAGGAGGTGAAGAGCAGATCCCATTAACCCCATCCTCCCTGGGAACAATTTCTCGCCCAACTGGCACAAGAGTGTACTTTCTAGTTTATACGAAAATGGAAGTGTCTCATTCTTTCAATGTCTtagttttctgttgttttgaaaATGGCCCATGGCATGTAGCTTGGGTTCTTGTACGTGTGTGCGTGAGGGAGGTGCCAAAAAGCAGAAAGAACGTCGCAGCAGCACGAcaattcttaaaaaatacatattatttatatatatatttttttttttttttttttactgagttcagagaggaagggagagggagagagatagaaacatcaatgatgagaatcattgatcggctgcctcctgcacgccccacgctggggaccgagcctgggcatgcgccctgactgggaatctaaccgtgacctcctggttcatgggcggACGCTCAAACACGGAGCCCCACCGGCCGGGCACAGCACAATTTGCCACCACAGACAAGGTTTATTTCCACGGAGCTAAAACCGTACACTGCCCAACAGGAAAGAGGTGGTAGGGTGCACTGGAAAATCCAGGAGGCAGGAAGTCAGGAGACTTGATTTCCCGCCCTGCTTATTCCTGGAGCGCCCTCTGCCCATCCATGCCTGGgctggtttcctcatctgaacaGTCCAGGGTGGGATTGTGCTCCCCGTGCTAGGAGTCTGTGATTCTAAGGAAGCCAGGGAACCCTCTCTGAAACCCTGCTTCCCACACGCCAGGCCGCTGAGCTGGTGGGACTTGCTGTGGGGAAGTCAGTTACGCTAGAAACCGGAAAATGACCTCTGGTGGGTGGCTCTGTTCTCTTCCAGCCCAGAAATACGTGCCCCGGGCTGCCCTGGTGGACTTGGAGCCCGGCACCATGGACAGTGTGCGGTCGGGGCCTTTCGGCCAGCTCTTCCGGCCTGACAACTTCATCTTCGGTACGTGCCCTCTTCCCCGCGCGCTCCTCTCCTAAACATCAGAACTAATTGGTGTGCAAGGTTAAAAGCCTCACATGGCACAGGAAATCGCGAATGGAAATGCGCAGACCCCAAACTGATCACAGGCACCTCTTGtaattcttgacttttttttttttttaaggaaagtaaCCTCTGTATTTCTAAATGAAATGCTTATCCTGatagttctttatttaaaaaaaaaaattagacattaACTTTTTTCCGCCttcataaattattataatatgGTAATAGTAACTTATTTTTGGTTCCTATAGTGCTCATCTTTTAACTTCAGTACGTTTaggcctgtatttctttctcattgTCTGTAGGCAGTTCTGCTTTCTTTCTAAAGACTGGGGCCATAGGAGTTTTGTTCTAGCAGAATGGGCAaatcctcccctcccttcctctacctaaaaacaaagcaaaacacacaaTAATAGCACCCGCTCTCTATAAACTTCTAAAgagaattatataaaattaaataaattgtgctagctggtttggcttagtggagagAGTGTCGGGCTGCGGACTtgagagtcccgggttcgattccgatcaagggcacatgccctggtttcgggctccatccccagtaggaggggtgcagaaggcagccaatcaatgattctctctcatcattgatatttatatctctgtctccctctcccttcctctttgaaatcaataaaaatatattttaaaaaataatatattaattaaataaaattaaagtggcGCCGTTAGTGTTACCAGCCTCCATCACCCTGTAGCCATAGGTTTCAGAGTCAAAGCCACAGGGAGATGAACCATCTCCCATTCATAGACAATTCTGCTCTATAAGAGGACACAGAATCGGGAAGGTTTTATTGGTATACGAATTAATGACCTTGTAGCAGAATCAGGCAGTGACTTGTTAGGAAGAAGACAAGTTCACAAAGACTTTATGTGTCCTCTGGGTATCATCCACTTCTCATCACCATGACAACCTACACAACCAATGGGACAGGTGAAGCTTCTAATAATAACTTGTTCAAGAGTTTTCTTTCAcctttaatatttcaaatagatCGGGACTCTGGTGACCCTTTTCTGATATTAGAAAACCTAAATTgccaatatttttattgttcacaaATGGGAACATTTATATTCTTTACCTTTCACTGAACTAGAGACCATAATTGGCCCCAGGCACACATGGACAGGACTCCCACATAAAAACACAAAGGTTCAAATGTAACTCGAACCCTGTTCCCATGGAGGttggagagaaaatagaaaaagactgTTCTTTATGGTTTAAATTTAAGATGTTCCCATTTATATATGTTCTATGGGGCTTCATGTAACATtggtatgttttatttcttaaaatgggtGATGGGTAAGTAGATATCCACTACATTACTCTTCATATCCTTTTACATGCCTTCAATCTGTCATAAGAAACGTCACGGATGAGGCTATGGCACCCGTGGATGCCCTTTCTGGGCAAGGTCTCAGTGGGACGCCAGAGGCCATGCaccctctctgccttcccctctccctctcccagccccgacGTCTGCTCAGGATGAGGCCTCGCCCTCAGCATCCCTCCTGCACAGCCAGGGCATTTGAGGTCTCAGAGAGTCGAAACCGTGAGCCAATTTTTATGTGACTGAATTATCACAAACGATTGAAGTCGTCGTGCTAAACTAGATTCTCAGGGCAGCAAATTTAGCAATTGTGGAAGTTTGCTTTGGTTTTATTTAATTGAACTGAATATTAAAGTGTAAGAAAGGTTTGATCTCATCTATCTAGGTGTCAGTAGATGGGATCAAAATGTTTAAGAACAAATTAAGGTAGACCTATAATAACTATTATCTAAGTTACCCAATTCACTCACTATCCGTGTAAACTTTGAAAAATGTTAGAATTGATGCTTGGCATTTACACTGTCCCCGGGATTATTTCTTGCATCTTTGCTTCTTGCCAGAACATGCATACCTGTCTTTGactcagaatatttaaaaattttaacacattGTACTGATGTGAAATAACGTTATtctttagtaattttttaaaaaattgatgttctttttattaagaattttgaATTGTTTAAGTGAGTATGCTTACTTTGTTAAAACTGCACATCTGTTTGGTGGAAGGGAGGGGCGTCCGGAATGTAGGAACATACTATATTGTTTGGCTGAGCAGTTGTTTTCAGGGCATTTTCCAGTTAATAAAAGAGGCAGACTTGTCTCTGAGTGGGAGATGGTTCATTCCCCTGTGGCTTCCTAGCTCATTGTCTCCAAGGTGGCAAATTAAAATAAGCCAGAGTCAGtccattttcaaatatagtttgaaatgttttctttctaaaaatagacTTGAAGTGTGTATAATTCTAAAAGTGAAAATGATCTGCATTTGagttttaaacatgaaaatactatttttttaaaaaaccttttttccCAATGAATTGCTGGCTGCATAGCCATCATGCCTAGTAGATAGCGGGAAACAGTCTTGTGGGAGAAAATGAAACACCAGAGAGAGAGACTTTCCTTTAAGCCTCTTTCTGCACTTGCacttttttcttccaattttggTGCTAGGAGAGGGTCATagagcacacacacagctcagAGGGTGCGCTCTGGAGGTACACCAGAGGGCGGACTCTGAGAGGACCCAGGGGATCTGCTGCAACCCGACTGCCAAGCTTCGAGATTGCGGCCTCGTGTTCCACCCTCTGGAGCCGCTGATTAATGTCACAACATTGCATTACAGAAGATGTTCAACTCATGACCCCCAAATATTTAACTGGGAACGTCCGTTGCTATGAGACAGTggcaaaatattttcagaagtCACCAGCTTCCTCCTTTTGACACGAGCAGAGAAAACCTTACGGCTAATCATGTTATAAACACCGAGGGCGCCAAGAGCGTGGTGTGCgctgaaggaagagaaagggtcCAGTTCAGAATCTACCCTGACCACTCGGGCAAGCTTGATTCACTGCGGCTGTATGTCTGCCTAAAGCCACCTGCTTCTTTTCATTTACTAGTTTCTACTCCAGTTTAAGGAAATAATTCCTGTCTCTTTGTAACAGTTACACTCAGTCTTTCCTTTTACAGGTGTGAGCCCCAGGCGCAAGGCTAGCCCTGAGTAGAAGGCTGCCCCGAGCTTGttcctcccagggcctctgctgtgGTCTGGCCGGGCTGCCGGCTGCTgggttgggtggggaggggtaaaCAGGAGTTAGCAGGGCCATAGGAAGGACAATGATCATTTTTGATCCTAGTAAGAGTAGGCAGCCAAGTTTCACTGTGCGACCCAACTGGGCGGGAAGAGAGAAGTAAGAGAACACAGTCACCTCCTGGTCAAGTAATGACCACCTGAGGGGCTGAGGCAGGCACGGAGGGAATGTTTCTATAGTTGATCATTAAATAGATAGTTTCTGCAATTTACTTTGAGCCACAGGTCCGGTCATGCTAATagcctttgtctctctccctctcccttcctctctgaaatcaataaaaatatatttttaaaaaattgatgagtATTTAACTTGTCTAAAGAGGTACTAATACGTGTACTCACCAGCAGTATTGGTGGTGCCTGTTGACCCACCTGCTGACTTCGGCTAACACCATATTATCTAATCGGTAATGCatcttttccatcaccatttaaaatgtatcaaTATCAATGAGTGGGTCCTATGGTCTTgccctatttatttattatatttctttttatcctcacccaaggaaatgcttatcaatttgagagagagagagaaacaatgatgtgagagagaaacatccatcagttgcctcccttatgtgcccccaaatggggatcaaacccacaacctaggtacgtgccctgactgggaatcaaacctgcaacctttcagtataTGGGAGGATgagccaaccaactgagccaaaccagtcagggcctgtCTTGCCCTGTCTAAATGGTGTGCTACTCTTTTGCTTATTCCAGGACAAACGGGTGCCGGAAACAACTGGGCAAAGGGGCATTACACAGAAGGAGCAGAGCTGGTGGATTCGGTGCTCGACGTGGTGAGGAAGGAGTGTGAGCACTGTGACTGCCTGCAGGGCTTCCAGCTGACCCACTCCCTGGGCGGGGGCACAGGGTCAGGCATGGGCACGCTGCTCATCAGCAAAATCCGGGAGGAGTACCCCGACCGCATCATGAACACCTTCAGCGTCATGCCCTCCCCCAAGGTCTCGGACACGGTGGTGGAGCCCTACAACGCCACCTTGTCCGTCCACCAGCTGGTGGAGAACACGGACGAGACCTACTGCATCGACAACGAGGCCCTGTACGACATCTGCTTCCGCACCCTGAAGCTGACCACGCCCACCTATGGGGACCTCAACCACCTGGTGTCGGCCACCATGAGTGGGGTCACCACCTCGCTACGCTTCCCGGGCCAGCTCAATGCGGACCTCCGCAAGCTGGCGGTGAACATGGTCCCTTTCCCCCGCCTTCACTTCTTCATGCCCGGCTTCGCCCCCCTGACGGCCAGA from Eptesicus fuscus isolate TK198812 chromosome 12, DD_ASM_mEF_20220401, whole genome shotgun sequence includes:
- the TUBB6 gene encoding tubulin beta-6 chain isoform X1 → MREIVHIQAGQCGNQIGTKFWEVISDEHGIDPAGGYVGDSALQLERINVYYNESSSQKYVPRAALVDLEPGTMDSVRSGPFGQLFRPDNFIFGQTGAGNNWAKGHYTEGAELVDSVLDVVRKECEHCDCLQGFQLTHSLGGGTGSGMGTLLISKIREEYPDRIMNTFSVMPSPKVSDTVVEPYNATLSVHQLVENTDETYCIDNEALYDICFRTLKLTTPTYGDLNHLVSATMSGVTTSLRFPGQLNADLRKLAVNMVPFPRLHFFMPGFAPLTARGSQQYRALTVPELTQQMFDAKNMMAACDPRHGRYLTVATVFRGPMSMKEVDEQMLAVQNKNSSYFVEWIPNNVKVAVCDIPPRGLKMASTFIGNSTAIQELFKRISEQFSAMFRRKAFLHWFTGEGMDEMEFTEAESNMNDLVSEYQQYQEATANDGEEAFEDDEEEINE
- the TUBB6 gene encoding tubulin beta-6 chain isoform X2 — protein: MDSVRSGPFGQLFRPDNFIFGQTGAGNNWAKGHYTEGAELVDSVLDVVRKECEHCDCLQGFQLTHSLGGGTGSGMGTLLISKIREEYPDRIMNTFSVMPSPKVSDTVVEPYNATLSVHQLVENTDETYCIDNEALYDICFRTLKLTTPTYGDLNHLVSATMSGVTTSLRFPGQLNADLRKLAVNMVPFPRLHFFMPGFAPLTARGSQQYRALTVPELTQQMFDAKNMMAACDPRHGRYLTVATVFRGPMSMKEVDEQMLAVQNKNSSYFVEWIPNNVKVAVCDIPPRGLKMASTFIGNSTAIQELFKRISEQFSAMFRRKAFLHWFTGEGMDEMEFTEAESNMNDLVSEYQQYQEATANDGEEAFEDDEEEINE